A single window of Maylandia zebra isolate NMK-2024a linkage group LG2, Mzebra_GT3a, whole genome shotgun sequence DNA harbors:
- the ube2ka gene encoding ubiquitin-conjugating enzyme E2Ka gives MANIAVQRIKREFKEVLKSEETSKNQIKVDLVDENFTELKGEIAGPPDTPYEGGRYQLEIKIPETYPFNPPKVRFITKIWHPNISSVTGAICLDILKDQWAAAMTLRTVLLSLQALLAAAEPDDPQDAVVANQYKQNPEMFKQTARLWSHVYAGAPVSSPEYTRKIDKLCAMGFEKNAVIVALSSKSWDVETATELLLSN, from the exons ATGGCTAACATCGCAGTTCAGAGGATAAAACGGGAATTCAAGGAAGTGCTTAAAAGTGAAGAG ACTAGCAAAAACCAGATAAAGGTGGACCTGGTGGACGAAAACTTCACAGAACTTAAAGGAGAGATAGCAGGGCCACCTGACACGCCATATGAAG GAGGTAGATATCAACTAGAAATTAAAATCCCAGAGACGTATCCATTCAATCCACCCAAG GTTCGGTTTATCACGAAGATCTGGCATCCCAATATCAGCTCAGTCACAGGTGCAATATGTCTGGACATTCTTAAAGACCAGTG GGCGGCAGCTATGACACTGAGGACAGTTCTCTTGTCATTACAAGCCTTACTGGCAGCCGCAGAACCAGATGATCcacaggatgctgtggtagctaATCAG TACAAGCAGAATCCAGAGATGTTTAAACAGACAGCGAGACTCTGGTCTCACGTCTACGCAGGCGCTCCCGTCTCCAGTCCGGAGTACACACGCAAAATAGACAAACTCTGTGCCATGGGCTTTGAAAAA AATGCAGTAATAGTGGCATTGTCGTCGAAATCCTGGGATGTGGAGACGGCGACAGAGCTGCTGCTCAGTAACTGA
- the LOC101481517 gene encoding neuronal acetylcholine receptor subunit alpha-9-II yields MFPIIFLVMLLPKDDHLCLLSVIHSAQGHYAQKLLNDLMENYSSALRPVDDTDRALNVTLQVTLSQIKDMDERNQVLIAYLWIRQTWHDAYLKWNKEDYDGLDVIHIPSSLVWRPDLVLYNKADDDFSGPMDTNVRLRYNGEITWDAPAITKSSCVVDVSYFPFDSQECNLTFGSWTYNGNQVDIIMGMDSGDLSDFVENVEWECRGMPATKNVIMYGCCSDPYPDITYTVLLQRRSSFYIFNLLLPCFLISFLAPLGFYLPADSGEKVSLGVTVLLALTVFQLMVAESMPPSESVPLIGKYYIATMTMVTASTSLTIFIMNIHFCGVEAKPVPHWAKVLIIDYMSKICFVYEVGENCASASSSSSRSTQDEVRHQQFNTHIHSNGKPGRQSSREDRHSDKYPRSQSSKLQQYPRVQHHITRDESAHISTFEPGKYESSNGKIQINDYYKEDHKVLYCSEDQKIPCCPEDKKPLPQGPTVTFGPCVFCTHGSGFAGMDTKLVRNVEYIANCFREQRATCAKGAEWKKIAKVMDRFFMWIFFIMVFLMSILIIGKAP; encoded by the exons ATGTTCCCAATAATCTTTCTGGTGATGCTGCTTCCCAAAG ATGACCACTTGTGTCTCCTCTCAGTGATTCACTCTGCTCAGGGTCACTATgcccagaaactcctgaatgaTTTGATGGAGAACTACTCCAGTGCCCTGCGGCCTGTGGATGACACAGACAGAGCCCTCAACGTCACCCTGCAGGTCACCCTCTCTCAAATCAAAGACATG GATGAAAGGAACCAGGTGCTGATTGCCTACCTGTGGATTAGGCAGACGTGGCATGACGCTTACCTGAAGTGGAATAAGGAGGATTATGATGGACTGGATGTGATCCACATCCCTAGCAGCCTGGTGTGGAGGCCTGACCTCGTCCTGTATAATAA AGCTGATGATGATTTCTCTGGGCCCATGGACACCAACGTGAGGCTGCGCTACAATGGGGAGATAACCTGGGATGCTCCTGCCATCACCAAAAGCTCCTGCGTGGTGGACGTCTCCTACTTCCCCTTTGACAGCCAGGAGTGTAACCTCACCTTTGGTTCCTGGACTTACAATGGCAACCAG GTAGACATCATTATGGGCATGGACAGCGGTGACCTGTCAGACTTTGTGGAAAATGTTGAGTGGGAGTGCCGTGGAATGCCGGCCACCAAGAATGTCATAATGTATGGTTGTTGCTCTGACCCGTATCCAGACATCACCTATACAGTACTCCTGCAGCGTCGCTCTTCCTTTTACATCTTCAACCTCCTCCTCCCCTGCTTCCTCATCTCCTTCTTGGCCCCTCTGGGCTTCTATCTGCCTGCAGACTCTGGGGAAAAGGTTTCCCTGGGGGTGACAGTTCTTCTAGCTTTAACGGTGTTCCAGCTCATGGTGGCTGAGAGCATGCCGCCCTCAGAAAGTGTGCCTCTCATAG GGAAGTACTATATCGCCACTATGACAATGGTCACAGCCTCCACATCTctcaccatcttcatcatgaaCATTCACTTCTGTGGTGTGGaggccaaaccagttccacactgGGCAAAAGTCCTCATCATTGACTACATGTcaaagatttgttttgtttatgaaGTGGGTGAGAACTGTGCCTCTGCCTCGTCTTCGTCTTCTCGCTCCACCCAGGATGAAGTCCGTCACCAGCAGTTcaacactcacattcattcaaaTGGTAAACCTGGTAGGCAAAGTAGCCGAGAGGACCGGCATAGCGACAAGTATCCCAGATCCCAGAGCTCCAAGCTGCAGCAATATCCAAGAGTTCAGCACCACATCACCAGAGATGAGAGCGCCCACATATCTACTTTTGAACCCGGAAAGTATGAAAGCTCTAATGGTAAAATTCAGATAAACGACTACTATAAAGAAGACCATAAGGTGCTGTATTGTTCTGAGGACCAGAAGATTCCCTGCTGCCCTGAGGATAAAAAGCCTCTACCTCAGGGTCCCACTGTAACCTTTGGCCCCTGTGTCTTCTGCACCCATGGCAGTGGCTTCGCTGGTATGGACACTAAGCTAGTGCGCAATGTTGAGTACATAGCAAACTGTTTTAGAGAGCAGAGAGCCACGTGCGCCAAGGGGGCAGAATGGAAAAAGATAGCTAAGGTCATGGACAGATTCTTCATGTGGATTTTCTTTATCATGGTTTTCCTCATGAGCATCCTCATCATCGGTAAGGCACCATGA
- the klb gene encoding beta-klotho, producing the protein MLNQPKCHFLLSSLLFSLYSWNKATCSLGKGRDIWQQPKPDPTLKGQSFLHDTFPLGFLWGSGTSAFQTEGAWNQNGKGASIWDSFTHSSVSGSLDREAANVASDSYNRWEEDVKALEYLGVRSYSFSLSWPRLFPDGNARGQPNTATVKHYSYLIERLLEKKIEPIVTLHHWDLPQVLQEDYGGWKNETVVELFEEYATFCFHTFGSRVRYWLTMHNPYLVAVQGYGTGVHAPGEKGGPATSLTVAHNLIKAHAKAWHAYNANFRTTQKGKVSIVLGSHWVEPQRGKAIDASAELCQESIEAALGWFASPIFGDGDYPVSLKTKLGALLPAFTPEEKLWVQKTADFFALSFGPNNLRLGQSVISYGQTVTPDLRRLLGWIKLEYGNPSVLVAEGGWFSEATVGKEDTVGIYLMKSFINQVLRAINLDGVRVFGYMAWSLVDGFEWNYGYSIRRGLFYVDFSQPNRTRSPKSTAQYYREIVNDNGFPSDETSQEVKGYFPCNFHWGIADSTLQVNFYPFSPQFTDPHLYSWNLTGDGSLHQVPGVKLQTRRAQCTDYLAIRDHLNLLESTRASHYRFALNWSLILPQGDLSNVNTEALRYYRCIVTELKKRDLEALVVIYYPTHRSPNLGLPVPLHASGGWLNYSTVNAFQEYAALCYQELGPWVQNWITINEPNRLVDVYSSGEDKHLAAHNLLLAHAKAWRLYEKEHYSQQQGLVSLALHADWAKPANPFLESHTVAAERFLLFELGRFLDPLLGTRREEKHNMGDYPQEMRTYLEERARVMGLPGSPLPNFTETEREELRGALSFIALNHFTTRLVSLRSHTQDSFQQKPPPDHDCLILSDPTWPSSSLRQAIVPWGLRKMLKWVSQRYDGAIPIIVTGSGIDDQAPVEDKLRQHYLRSYLQEALKAYHLDGVNLHGFYVWKLQDRHVPQYGLFTSAQHQSKAKASINVYREIIALSGSPNNDSVQPCRFSELHEPCSICAWMFTNKAMLVFGGCLLITAAMLAALVVFVIVTKRNQRHGRGKAKVGLSRRRRKEGVCLCPPGVKR; encoded by the exons ATGCTGAACCAGCCCAAATGTCACTTCCTCTTGTCTTCTCTCCTGTTTTCCTTATATTCTTGGAACAAGGCAACCTGCTCTCTTGGGAAGGGCAGGGATATTTGGCAGCAGCCCAAACCGGATCCCACACTCAAAGGGCAATCTTTTCTACATGACACCTTCCCTCTAGGCTTCCTCTGGGGCTCTGGAACTTCTGCTTTCCAGACAGAAGGAGCCTGGAACCAGAATGGGAAAGGTGCCTCAATTTGGGACAGTTTCACCCACTCCTCTGTCAGTGGCAGCTTGGACAGAGAGGCTGCCAATGTGGCAAGTGACAGCTACAACAGATGGGAAGAAGATGTGAAAGCATTGGAGTATCTAGGTGTAAGGTCatactctttttctctctcctggCCCAGACTCTTTCCTGATGGAAATGCCAGAGGTCAGCCCAATACTGCTACTGTGAAGCATTACAGCTACCTCATAGAGAGGCttctggaaaagaaaattgaGCCCATCGTCACTCTCCATCACTGGGACCTGCCACAGGTGCTGCAAGAGGATTATGGAGGCTGGAAGAACGAAACTGTGGTGGAACTTTTCGAGGAGTATGCTACTTTTTGTTTCCACACTTTTGGGAGTCGTGTTAGGTATTGGCTCACAATGCATAATCCCTACCTGGTGGCTGTACAGGGATACGGGACAGGAGTCCATGCTCCTGGAGAAAAAGGGGGACCTGCCACCTCTCTTACTGTGGCACACAATCTGATAAAG GCTCACGCTAAAGCATGGCATGCCTACAACGCCAACTTCCGCACAACTCAGAAGGGTAAAGTGTCCATTGTTTTGGGCTCCCACTGGGTGGAACCTCAAAGAGGCAAAGCCATTGATGCAAGTGCTGAGCTCTGTCAGGAGTCAATAGAGGCAGCACTGGGCTGGTTTGCCAGTCCCATCTTTGGTGATGGGGACTACCCAGTCTCTTTAAAAACCAAGCTTGGGGCTCTTCTGCCAGCATTCACCCCTGAAGAGAAGCTCTGGGTGCAGAAGACAGCTGACTTTTTCGCCCTATCCTTTGGGCCTAACAACCTCCGTTTGGGGCAGAGTGTAATCAGCTACGGGCAGACGGTGACTCCAGACCTAAGACGACTCCTGGGCTGGATAAAGTTGGAATATGGGAATCCAAGTGTCTTAGTAGCTGAGGGAGGCTGGTTCTCTGAAGCCACTGTAGGAAAGGAAGACACAGTGGGCATCTATCTGATGAAAAGCTTTATCAACCAAGTCTTGCGAG CCATTAACCTTGACGGTGTACGGGTGTTTGGATACATGGCCTGGTCTTTAGTGGATGGATTTGAGTGGAATTATGGGTATAGTATTAGACGAGGCCTTTTTTATGTGGACTTCAGCCAACCAAACAGAACTAGGAGCCCCAAGAGCACCGCTCAGTACTACAGAGAAATAGTTAATGATAATGGCTTCCCAAGTGATGAAACCTCGCAAGAGGTGAAAGGCTATTTCCCCTGCAACTTTCACTGGGGTATTGCAGACTCCACTTTACAG gtCAACTTCTACCCTTTCTCCCCACAGTTTACTGACCCTCATTTGTACAGTTGGAACTTGACAGGTGACGGATCGTTGCATCAGGTCCCAGGGGTGAAGCTCCAGACCAGGCGAGCACAGTGCACAGACTATTTGGCTATCCGTGATCATCTTAACCTGCTGGAATCGACAAGGGCATCTCACTATCGCTTCGCTCTAAACTGGTCTCTGATTTTACCCCAAGGAGACCTCTCTAATGTAAACACAGAAGCTCTGAG ATACTACCGCTGTATCGTGACCGAACTCAAGAAGCGGGATCTCGAGGCTCTTGTGGTTATTTATTACCCAACACACCGATCTCCAAATCTGGGTTTACCTGTGCCGCTGCATGCCTCAGGTGGTTGGCTCAATTACAGCACAGTGAACGCTTTTCAGGAATATGCAGCACTTTGTTACCAGGAGCTGGGTCCCTGGGTTCAGAACTGGATCACTATTAATGAGCCAAACAGACTTGTAGACGTTTATTCGAGTGGGGAAGACAAGCATCTGGCAGCTCATAACCTTCTTCTGGCTCATGCAAAAGCCTGGAGGTTATATGAGAAGGAACATTACAGTCAACAGCAAGGACTGGTATCGTTAGCACTACATGCTGACTGGGCCAAACCTGCTAACCCCTTCCTGGAGTCACACACAGTGGCAGCTGAAAGATTCCTTCTGTTTGAACTTGGTCGCTTCTTAGACCCATTGTTGGGGACTAGACGTGAGGAGAAGCACAACATGGGGGACTACCCACAAGAAATGAGAACGTATCTAGAAGAGAGAGCTCGAGTAATGGGCCTTCCTGGATCTCCTCTTCCTAATTTTactgagactgagagagagGAACTGAGAGGGGCCTTGAGTTTTATCGCACTAAACCATTTTACTACCCGTTTGGTCTCCCTGCGTTCCCACACACAGGACAGTTTTCAGCAGAAACCACCTCCTGATCATGACTGTCTGATTCTTTCTGATCCAACATGGCCCTCTTCTAGCCTGCGGCAAGCTATTGTGCCGTGGGGCTTGCGTAAGATGCTAAAGTGGGTTAGCCAGAGGTATGATGGAGCTATACCTATCATTGTCACCGGGAGTGGGATTGACGATCAGGCTCCTGTTGAGGATAAACTCCGGCAACACTACCTAAGGAGTTACCTGCAGGAGGCACTCAAAG CTTACCATCTTGATGGAGTCAACTTGCACGGCTTCTACGTGTGGAAACTCCAAGATCGACACGTACCACAGTATGGCCTCTTCACCTCAGCCCAACACCAATCCAAAGCCAAAGCCTCCATTAATGTGTACAGAGAAATCATTGCTCTCAGCGGATCCCCTAACAATGACTCAGTGCAGCCCTGCAGGTTTAGCGAGCTGCATGAGCCTTGCTCTATATGCGCATGGATGTTCACAAACAAAGCAATGCTGGTTTTTGGGGGGTGCCTCCTAATAACAGCTGCAATGCTGGCAGCGCTAGTGGTTTTTGTCATAGTCaccaaaagaaaccaaagacatgGCAGAGGAAAAGCGAAAGTTGGGTtgagcaggaggagaagaaaggaaggagtgtgtttgtgtccacCTGGTGTAAAGCGATAA